The following coding sequences are from one SAR116 cluster alpha proteobacterium HIMB100 window:
- a CDS encoding transcriptional regulator (PFAM: Helix-turn-helix domain, rpiR family; SIS domain), producing the protein MNDANVSSQRLDRLAEELPELTPEARKAATYVLENPLDVGVLTVREIADAANVNPNTVVRMARQIGFAGYDEFRAPFREAIRNGTAGFPDRVRWLQETRKSGTMGGLYADMVQSALANIEQTFADIQIDQLIAAATSVWQSRNVFTLGVGINNSNARNFTYLASTGMVQFHAIPRSGSTPVDDLAWADSHDVLIAITCKPYRAEVVEAVRIAKEQGLTIIGLSDSPASPVILNADHGFVVSTDTPQFFPSSVSIIALLETLLSVVISVASDEIVDRVEKFHHRRHQLGLYTEV; encoded by the coding sequence ATGAATGACGCAAATGTATCATCACAACGGCTTGACCGGCTAGCAGAAGAACTGCCGGAGCTGACCCCAGAAGCGCGTAAAGCAGCAACTTATGTGCTGGAAAACCCGCTGGATGTGGGCGTTCTGACGGTGCGAGAGATTGCAGATGCCGCGAATGTGAACCCGAATACGGTGGTGCGGATGGCCCGCCAGATTGGCTTTGCCGGCTATGATGAATTCCGGGCGCCTTTTCGTGAAGCGATTCGCAATGGGACGGCCGGATTTCCTGACCGGGTCAGATGGCTGCAGGAGACCCGTAAATCAGGGACCATGGGCGGACTTTATGCCGATATGGTCCAAAGCGCGCTGGCCAATATTGAGCAGACCTTTGCTGATATCCAGATTGACCAGCTGATCGCGGCGGCAACATCGGTGTGGCAGTCACGCAATGTGTTCACGCTGGGTGTTGGCATCAATAATTCCAATGCCCGCAATTTCACCTATCTGGCCTCGACAGGGATGGTTCAGTTTCATGCGATTCCCCGGTCAGGTTCAACGCCAGTTGATGATTTGGCCTGGGCGGACAGCCATGATGTGCTGATCGCGATCACATGTAAGCCTTATCGGGCTGAAGTGGTGGAGGCCGTGAGGATTGCCAAAGAACAGGGGCTGACCATCATCGGTCTTTCAGACAGTCCGGCCAGCCCGGTGATTTTAAATGCTGACCATGGTTTTGTTGTCTCAACAGATACACCGCAATTTTTCCCTTCATCAGTCAGTATTATTGCGCTTCTGGAAACGCTGTTGTCAGTGGTTATTTCTGTGGCCAGTGATGAAATTGTTGACCGGGTTGAAAAATTCCATCACCGTCGCCACCAACTCGGACTTTATACAGAGGTGTAA
- a CDS encoding putative creatinase, whose protein sequence is MEPMLTIPQAKPGAGGYREHDILIITETGNENITSYPYGPAFNIIG, encoded by the coding sequence ATGGAACCCATGCTGACGATACCACAGGCCAAGCCTGGTGCAGGCGGATACCGCGAACATGACATTCTGATTATCACTGAAACGGGCAATGAAAATATCACCAGCTATCCCTATGGCCCGGCGTTCAATATTATTGGCTAG
- a CDS encoding SnoaL-like polyketide cyclase (PFAM: SnoaL-like polyketide cyclase), protein MTDEIQQAKATVLNWQKSTDSAKLADLATVMAAFTTDDYLWRGVHPFHEQNGPDSVIRAFYTPFRTAFSAVQRRQDIFFAAKNEIDGFSSVWVVSMGHFLGLFDKPFVGIPPHQKIAMLRYAEFHKIEEGKLVETALFIDLLHLMAQVGLTPISSQTGMHLVQPGPHSHDGLLFDPQAKQDGEATLALINRMIGDINHHGQFSTPQEELRQCWHEDMLWWGPTGIGATFTIERYIQQHQRPFRTQNEGRRFNGHICRMAEGQYGGFFGWPNLSLKPTGGYLGMPPYHDYADMRVVDIYRREGDKLAENWIFIDMLHFLNMQGQDILKQI, encoded by the coding sequence ATGACTGATGAAATTCAACAGGCCAAAGCAACCGTTCTGAACTGGCAGAAATCAACAGACAGCGCCAAGCTTGCTGATCTGGCAACGGTTATGGCTGCGTTCACCACAGATGATTATCTCTGGCGAGGGGTGCATCCGTTTCACGAGCAAAACGGGCCTGATTCTGTGATCCGTGCTTTTTACACGCCCTTCAGGACCGCTTTTTCTGCAGTTCAGCGCAGGCAGGATATTTTCTTTGCCGCAAAGAACGAAATAGACGGATTTTCCTCTGTCTGGGTGGTGTCTATGGGGCATTTTCTGGGCCTGTTTGACAAGCCCTTTGTCGGCATTCCGCCACATCAAAAGATTGCCATGCTGCGCTATGCTGAATTCCATAAGATTGAAGAGGGAAAGCTGGTGGAAACAGCGTTATTTATTGATCTGCTTCATCTGATGGCACAGGTTGGTCTTACGCCCATTTCCTCGCAAACAGGCATGCATCTGGTCCAGCCGGGGCCGCACTCCCATGACGGGTTGTTGTTTGATCCGCAAGCCAAACAAGACGGCGAGGCAACCCTTGCCCTGATAAACCGGATGATTGGTGACATTAACCATCACGGACAATTCAGCACCCCTCAGGAAGAGCTGAGGCAATGCTGGCATGAGGATATGCTATGGTGGGGGCCCACAGGCATCGGCGCGACCTTCACCATTGAAAGATATATCCAGCAACATCAGCGCCCGTTCAGAACCCAAAATGAAGGCCGCCGGTTCAACGGTCATATCTGCCGCATGGCTGAAGGCCAGTATGGCGGTTTTTTTGGCTGGCCCAATCTCAGCCTAAAACCGACTGGCGGTTATCTTGGCATGCCGCCTTATCATGATTATGCGGATATGCGGGTTGTGGATATCTATCGGCGTGAGGGAGACAAGCTGGCTGAAAACTGGATTTTCATCGACATGCTTCATTTTCTGAACATGCAGGGCCAGGATATCCTGAAGCAGATTTAA
- a CDS encoding enolase superfamily enzyme related to L-alanine-DL-glutamate epimerase (PFAM: Mandelate racemase / muconate lactonizing enzyme, C-terminal domain; Mandelate racemase / muconate lactonizing enzyme, N-terminal domain; overlaps another CDS with the same product name) — translation MKITRLTVYQVDLPLEHPYWLSGGRLKFDCLDATLVKIETDEGLVGWGEGTPWGHTYVPAHGPGIRAGIETMARFILGLDPRKVLDVERAMDLALPGHLYAKSPIDMACWDIAGQAAGLPIADLMGGGSRTPRPIASSVGAKTIEDTRAVIDRYRKRGYIAHSVKIGGDVSRDIARIRDVEALRTAEDIILYDVNRGWTRQQALQVMSAVEDLNVKIEQPCETLDDIAAVAGKHATPVSVDESLVTLQDAARIARDGLAEIFGIKLNRVGGLTKAARMRDIALAHGIDMFVMATGGSVLADTEALHLAATIPDAHCYAVWACQDMLTVDIAGGRGPRNRDGHLHLPDTPGLGVHPDEAALGAPVKVYS, via the coding sequence ATGAAAATCACCAGGCTGACAGTATATCAGGTCGATTTGCCGCTGGAACACCCCTATTGGCTGTCTGGCGGGCGGTTAAAATTTGACTGTCTTGATGCCACCTTAGTGAAGATAGAGACAGATGAAGGGTTAGTTGGCTGGGGTGAGGGCACGCCTTGGGGGCATACTTATGTGCCTGCGCATGGCCCGGGTATTCGGGCAGGCATTGAAACCATGGCCCGGTTTATCCTCGGGCTTGATCCGCGCAAAGTTCTGGATGTTGAGCGGGCGATGGATCTGGCTCTGCCTGGTCATCTTTATGCCAAATCACCGATTGACATGGCCTGCTGGGATATTGCCGGCCAGGCTGCTGGTCTGCCTATTGCTGATCTGATGGGCGGCGGCTCGCGCACACCGCGCCCGATTGCCTCTTCTGTCGGGGCGAAAACAATTGAAGACACGCGCGCGGTGATAGACCGGTACCGTAAACGCGGCTATATCGCGCATTCAGTCAAAATTGGCGGCGATGTCAGCCGGGATATTGCCCGTATCCGGGATGTTGAGGCTCTGCGTACAGCTGAAGATATCATTTTATATGATGTGAACAGAGGCTGGACCCGCCAGCAGGCTCTGCAGGTGATGAGCGCGGTCGAAGATCTGAACGTCAAAATTGAACAGCCTTGTGAGACATTAGATGATATTGCGGCTGTTGCGGGCAAACATGCCACACCTGTCAGTGTGGATGAAAGTCTGGTCACGCTGCAGGATGCCGCCCGTATTGCTAGAGACGGGCTGGCTGAAATTTTTGGCATTAAGCTGAACCGGGTCGGCGGCCTGACCAAAGCTGCCCGGATGCGGGATATTGCGCTGGCGCACGGGATCGACATGTTTGTTATGGCAACAGGCGGGTCTGTATTGGCGGATACCGAAGCGCTGCATCTGGCCGCGACGATACCTGATGCACATTGTTATGCGGTCTGGGCCTGCCAGGATATGCTGACCGTTGACATTGCGGGTGGCCGCGGGCCCCGAAATCGTGACGGCCACCTTCATTTACCTGACACGCCAGGCCTTGGCGTACACCCTGATGAGGCGGCTCTTGGCGCGCCAGTAAAGGTTTATTCATGA
- a CDS encoding enolase superfamily enzyme related to L-alanine-DL-glutamate epimerase (PFAM: Mandelate racemase / muconate lactonizing enzyme, C-terminal domain; Mandelate racemase / muconate lactonizing enzyme, N-terminal domain; overlaps another CDS with the same product name) has product MKIKRLSVWHIPLTSHEAYYMAEGKTCDTVETVVVRVDTDNGLSGWGEVCPIPHYLPAYARGVAPALTELAPVLIGTELVGPEAVMAKADAWLQGHLYAKSALDIALWDITAQAADLPLHVLLGGQRQKDLPLYHSITCIAPDEMVRIAKDAQAQGITQFQVKLGADQNAEADTERLIKVRDAVGPGPLVYGDWNCGASQLEASRVGRAVAHLDIMLEQPCRTMAECAAVRDATSLPMKLDELAFDTASLLEGHQRGIMDAVAVKLSKFGGLSAARQARDLCVYLGAKMCIEDTWGSDITTSALLHLGITTDPSRVLNVCDLSGYVAPRLDTGAPARNNGRIAPSSQTGLGVQPDMDLLGTPDLILD; this is encoded by the coding sequence ATGAAGATCAAACGTCTCAGCGTGTGGCATATTCCGCTCACCAGCCATGAAGCCTATTACATGGCCGAAGGCAAAACCTGTGATACTGTTGAAACGGTTGTTGTGCGTGTGGATACAGATAACGGCCTGTCTGGCTGGGGAGAGGTCTGTCCCATCCCGCATTATCTTCCGGCTTATGCCAGAGGGGTGGCTCCGGCGTTAACAGAATTGGCCCCGGTCCTGATCGGCACAGAACTGGTTGGCCCGGAAGCGGTAATGGCAAAGGCTGATGCCTGGCTGCAAGGGCATCTTTACGCGAAATCGGCACTGGACATCGCCTTATGGGATATCACCGCACAGGCTGCGGATTTGCCTTTACATGTTCTTCTCGGCGGTCAGCGCCAAAAAGACCTGCCCTTATATCATTCGATAACCTGTATTGCGCCTGATGAAATGGTGCGTATCGCCAAAGATGCACAAGCTCAGGGCATTACGCAGTTTCAGGTCAAATTAGGAGCTGATCAAAATGCAGAGGCAGATACAGAAAGATTAATTAAGGTCAGAGACGCTGTCGGGCCCGGGCCGCTTGTCTATGGTGACTGGAATTGTGGGGCAAGCCAGCTAGAGGCCAGCCGGGTCGGGCGTGCGGTCGCGCATTTGGATATTATGCTGGAACAGCCCTGCCGGACGATGGCGGAATGTGCGGCGGTTCGTGACGCCACCAGCCTGCCGATGAAACTGGATGAGCTGGCCTTTGACACAGCCTCTCTTCTTGAGGGGCACCAGCGAGGCATTATGGATGCTGTTGCGGTGAAATTGTCAAAATTCGGCGGCCTATCTGCTGCCCGTCAGGCGCGGGATTTATGTGTCTATTTGGGGGCAAAAATGTGTATTGAGGATACATGGGGCAGTGACATCACCACATCAGCTCTGCTGCATTTGGGGATCACAACAGATCCGTCCCGTGTGCTGAATGTCTGTGATCTCTCAGGCTATGTTGCGCCGCGTCTGGATACGGGTGCACCGGCACGCAATAACGGTCGCATTGCCCCTTCATCGCAAACGGGTTTGGGGGTTCAGCCTGATATGGACCTTCTGGGAACACCAGATTTGATACTGGATTAA
- a CDS encoding glycine cleavage system T protein (aminomethyltransferase) (PFAM: Aminomethyltransferase folate-binding domain; Glycine cleavage T-protein C-terminal barrel domain; FAD dependent oxidoreductase): MIGLMMSEQKVPGQAKVVIVGGGVMGCGLAYHLAHEGWTDVVLLEKAELTSGSTWHAAGQITHSTSSFGLGKCVDYNIGLYAGALEAETGQAVTWHGCGSFRLAYTEDEMDWLRHTLSVGRSLGFNIELVGPDRVADLHPFYNLDGVLGALHTPDDGHVDPSNVTMAMAQGARQLGVKIIRRCQATNITQLANGEWLVETEQGSITCEHVVNAGGTYARQMGEWSGLQLPMTSMTHHYFVTEPVPEFADLGTELPVIRDDKMVSGYIRMEQKRGLIGIYEKENPNTVWEDHCPWEAENELFAPDYDRVMPWLEESLNRMPIFAELGISREVHGAISHPPDGNPLIGPAPGVRNYWCCCGTQIGIGWGPGLTRELARWMVHGAADIYMRDYDPRRFGAYATKDWQVIKAKEDYCLRHEIPFPHFNRLAGRPIKPSTLHDILKAKGAVHEEVFGFERPRWFARDGVAQHDHYSFRRNQVHDMIEAEVKAVREAAGLIDVTAFTKIQVSGPGAAALLDRLVANKLPARVGGITLGHMLNRRGRIELETTIFRNQEDSYYLVCAAFFEQRLLDHLNQNKQDEKAEITVLSDSWSALALNGPRARDILAACTDAPLDNKQFRWLTGQDITIAGHTVMAMRLSYAGELGWELHMPNAACVDVYNALTAAGTPFGLTDYGSFAMNVMRMEKAFKGAGELTNEVTLPEADVMRFVSTEKSYLGKDETLAGQDDLPWICAYLEIEPDGQTDGHGGEAVLCDGIVVGSTASVVFSPTVQKILAFAYIQPHAARPGTQLEVIIAGQPRAAVVRTEPVYDPQSLLPRTDEAKEAVA, from the coding sequence ATGATAGGGCTGATGATGAGCGAACAAAAAGTGCCTGGCCAGGCGAAAGTGGTGATCGTTGGGGGCGGCGTGATGGGATGTGGACTTGCCTATCACCTTGCCCATGAAGGCTGGACAGATGTTGTTCTGCTGGAAAAGGCGGAATTGACAAGTGGCAGCACCTGGCATGCAGCTGGCCAGATCACCCATTCGACCAGCTCATTCGGTTTGGGCAAATGTGTTGACTATAATATCGGGCTCTATGCAGGCGCGCTGGAGGCAGAAACCGGTCAGGCTGTGACCTGGCATGGTTGTGGCTCCTTCAGGCTGGCCTATACCGAAGATGAAATGGACTGGTTGCGGCACACATTATCTGTTGGTCGCTCGCTTGGCTTTAACATTGAATTGGTGGGCCCTGACCGGGTCGCTGATCTGCACCCTTTTTATAATCTGGATGGGGTTTTGGGCGCCTTGCACACCCCTGATGACGGTCATGTTGATCCCTCGAATGTGACTATGGCAATGGCGCAGGGCGCGCGCCAGCTGGGCGTGAAAATCATCCGCCGCTGCCAGGCAACCAACATTACCCAACTGGCCAATGGTGAATGGCTGGTCGAAACCGAACAGGGCTCAATTACCTGTGAACATGTGGTGAATGCGGGTGGCACTTACGCGCGCCAGATGGGCGAATGGTCTGGTCTGCAATTGCCGATGACCTCTATGACACATCATTATTTTGTCACTGAACCTGTTCCTGAATTTGCCGATCTGGGTACTGAACTGCCTGTGATCCGTGATGATAAGATGGTCTCTGGCTATATTCGGATGGAACAGAAACGCGGCCTTATCGGGATTTATGAAAAAGAAAATCCGAACACAGTGTGGGAAGATCATTGTCCATGGGAAGCTGAAAATGAATTATTTGCCCCTGACTATGACCGGGTGATGCCCTGGCTTGAAGAAAGTCTGAACCGGATGCCTATTTTCGCAGAGCTGGGCATCAGCCGTGAAGTGCATGGGGCAATTTCCCACCCGCCTGATGGTAACCCGTTAATCGGGCCTGCGCCGGGTGTGCGCAATTACTGGTGTTGTTGTGGCACGCAAATCGGTATTGGCTGGGGACCTGGCCTGACGCGTGAGCTGGCCCGCTGGATGGTTCATGGGGCTGCTGATATTTACATGCGGGATTATGATCCACGCCGGTTCGGGGCTTATGCAACCAAAGACTGGCAGGTGATTAAGGCAAAAGAAGATTACTGCCTGCGCCATGAAATTCCGTTCCCGCATTTTAACCGGCTTGCCGGACGGCCGATCAAACCCTCGACTCTGCATGATATTCTGAAGGCAAAAGGGGCCGTTCATGAAGAGGTGTTCGGTTTTGAACGTCCGCGCTGGTTCGCGCGTGACGGGGTTGCCCAGCATGATCATTATTCATTCCGCCGCAATCAGGTCCATGACATGATAGAAGCAGAGGTCAAGGCCGTGCGTGAGGCAGCTGGCCTCATTGATGTGACAGCCTTTACCAAGATACAAGTGTCTGGCCCGGGCGCAGCAGCGCTTCTGGACAGGCTGGTGGCGAATAAATTGCCTGCACGCGTCGGCGGCATCACCCTGGGGCATATGCTGAACCGGCGCGGCCGCATTGAGCTGGAGACCACAATTTTCAGAAATCAAGAAGACAGCTATTATCTGGTCTGTGCGGCCTTTTTTGAACAGCGTCTGCTGGATCATCTGAACCAGAACAAACAAGATGAGAAAGCAGAGATCACAGTCTTGTCAGACAGCTGGTCTGCATTGGCGCTGAACGGTCCGCGTGCGCGTGATATTCTGGCGGCCTGCACAGATGCGCCTCTGGATAACAAACAGTTCCGCTGGCTGACCGGGCAAGACATCACCATCGCTGGTCACACAGTTATGGCGATGCGGCTGTCCTATGCCGGAGAGCTGGGCTGGGAGCTGCATATGCCGAACGCGGCTTGTGTTGATGTCTATAACGCGCTGACCGCTGCCGGGACGCCATTTGGCCTTACTGATTATGGTTCATTCGCCATGAATGTGATGCGGATGGAAAAAGCCTTTAAAGGCGCTGGCGAGCTGACCAATGAGGTCACTTTGCCCGAAGCAGATGTGATGCGGTTTGTCAGCACTGAAAAAAGCTATTTAGGCAAAGACGAAACCCTTGCCGGACAGGACGATCTGCCGTGGATTTGTGCCTATCTTGAAATTGAACCAGATGGCCAGACGGATGGTCATGGTGGGGAAGCGGTGCTGTGTGACGGTATTGTTGTGGGGTCAACAGCATCTGTTGTCTTCAGCCCGACGGTGCAAAAAATTCTGGCCTTTGCCTATATTCAGCCACATGCAGCAAGGCCAGGAACACAGCTTGAGGTGATAATCGCCGGCCAGCCGCGTGCGGCGGTTGTTCGTACAGAACCGGTTTATGATCCGCAAAGCCTGCTGCCTCGCACTGATGAGGCAAAAGAGGCTGTTGCCTGA
- a CDS encoding enolase superfamily enzyme related to L-alanine-DL-glutamate epimerase (PFAM: Mandelate racemase / muconate lactonizing enzyme, C-terminal domain; Mandelate racemase / muconate lactonizing enzyme, N-terminal domain; overlaps another CDS with the same product name): MKITGIRVFKTGLPYVGGSYAWGAGNAITTALASVVVIDTDSGLQGCGEFTPCGENYMVAHSHGVEAAAHLLAPALIGADPRQLGLIEQIMDHTLQGHGYAKAPFDAACWDLLGQATSQPVWMLLGGKLTDGAPMYRVAPQKEITDTIAEMNSYRAAGYRQFQIKVGADWQQDIERIHSGVALLQEGEKAMADANQGWRVDNAVRVASATKDLEYILEQPCRTYEECQQVRRVAHQPMKLDECITGLAAAQRVVQDRGAEMCCLKISNLGGLTKARRVRDYLVEHRIPVISEDSWGGEIASAAVAHFAASTPEDYLVNSTDLMNYNTTSTGIGGPTVSDGKLYATDTPGLGVSPDIEALGAAVFSYGETL, from the coding sequence ATGAAAATAACCGGCATCAGGGTATTCAAAACAGGCCTGCCTTATGTGGGCGGTAGTTATGCGTGGGGCGCAGGAAACGCCATCACCACCGCGCTTGCCTCTGTTGTGGTGATAGACACTGATTCAGGTCTGCAAGGCTGTGGAGAATTTACCCCCTGCGGCGAAAATTACATGGTCGCGCATTCTCATGGTGTTGAAGCAGCAGCGCATTTGCTGGCACCTGCTCTTATCGGGGCAGATCCGCGCCAGCTTGGCCTGATTGAACAGATTATGGACCACACACTTCAGGGTCATGGCTATGCCAAGGCGCCGTTTGACGCCGCCTGCTGGGACCTGTTGGGACAGGCAACCAGCCAGCCTGTCTGGATGTTGTTGGGCGGCAAACTGACAGATGGCGCGCCAATGTACCGCGTTGCCCCGCAAAAAGAGATTACAGACACCATTGCTGAGATGAACAGCTATCGCGCGGCTGGCTATCGCCAGTTTCAGATTAAAGTCGGGGCAGACTGGCAGCAAGATATTGAACGGATCCACAGCGGTGTGGCGCTGCTGCAGGAAGGCGAAAAAGCGATGGCTGATGCCAATCAGGGTTGGCGGGTGGATAATGCTGTCCGGGTTGCCTCAGCCACCAAAGATTTAGAGTATATTCTTGAACAGCCCTGCCGCACTTATGAAGAATGCCAGCAGGTCAGACGTGTCGCTCATCAGCCGATGAAGTTAGATGAATGTATCACCGGTCTTGCCGCTGCCCAGCGCGTCGTTCAGGACCGGGGGGCTGAGATGTGCTGTTTGAAAATTTCCAATCTGGGCGGGCTGACAAAGGCACGCCGGGTCCGTGACTATCTGGTTGAACACCGGATTCCGGTTATCTCTGAGGATAGCTGGGGTGGCGAGATCGCCAGCGCTGCTGTGGCCCATTTTGCAGCCTCCACCCCGGAAGACTATCTGGTCAATTCAACGGATCTGATGAATTACAATACCACCAGCACAGGAATTGGCGGGCCAACGGTCTCAGACGGCAAGCTCTATGCAACAGATACGCCCGGTCTTGGTGTCAGTCCTGATATTGAGGCGCTCGGCGCTGCTGTCTTCAGCTATGGAGAGACCTTATGA
- a CDS encoding glutamate-1-semialdehyde aminotransferase (PFAM: Aminotransferase class-III~TIGRFAM: glutamate-1-semialdehyde-2,1-aminomutase) — MMKLHTQDEWIAKAKQVLPAGGFGNFDPSVIISRGQGSHVWDENGDEYIDYLIGSGPMLVGHGHPEVLEVVLQQLPQGMTFFANNARGIELADAICEAVPCCEQVRFVTSGGEADMYALRLARAYTGKTKILKFEGGYHGMSAEAQMSLAPTRAVNFPQAVPDSAGIPHSVRDEMLIAPFNDLAAVEALLAEHDDIAAIIAEPLQRIIPPQPGFLAGLRALCDKHHVLLIFDEIVTGFRLAYGGAQERYGVTPDICTLGKIIGGGFPLAALGASAEIMQHFDKAVVGGDQWLMQLGTLSGNPVASVAGLKTMEILRRPGQYETLRQTGRRLQDMQSEKLHKAGIAHQIVGDETLFDVLFTEQDCTDYRSTKHAEADRASLYNQTLRQHGILKSPSKLYPSLALSEDDLQHTEAAVNHAVNAVTHI; from the coding sequence ATGATGAAACTGCACACACAAGATGAATGGATTGCCAAAGCCAAACAGGTCCTGCCTGCAGGCGGTTTTGGCAATTTTGATCCATCTGTTATCATTTCCCGCGGACAAGGCAGTCATGTCTGGGATGAAAATGGTGATGAATATATTGATTATCTGATCGGCTCCGGGCCGATGCTGGTGGGACACGGCCATCCTGAAGTGTTAGAGGTTGTGCTGCAGCAACTGCCTCAGGGGATGACGTTTTTTGCCAATAATGCCCGCGGAATAGAGCTGGCAGACGCCATTTGCGAAGCGGTTCCGTGTTGTGAGCAGGTGCGGTTTGTGACATCAGGCGGTGAGGCCGATATGTACGCACTCCGGCTGGCAAGGGCCTATACAGGAAAGACAAAAATCCTGAAATTTGAGGGCGGATATCACGGCATGAGTGCAGAGGCACAGATGAGCCTTGCCCCGACACGGGCGGTGAACTTCCCTCAGGCTGTGCCTGACAGCGCGGGTATTCCGCACTCTGTGCGTGACGAGATGCTGATTGCCCCGTTCAATGATCTGGCCGCTGTTGAAGCCCTGCTGGCAGAGCATGATGATATTGCGGCCATTATTGCTGAACCGCTGCAGCGCATTATTCCGCCTCAGCCAGGGTTTTTGGCCGGGCTGCGGGCGTTATGTGACAAACATCACGTGCTGCTGATTTTTGATGAGATTGTCACTGGTTTCCGGCTGGCCTATGGCGGTGCCCAGGAACGATATGGCGTCACCCCTGATATCTGCACGCTGGGCAAGATCATTGGCGGCGGGTTTCCTTTGGCCGCCTTGGGCGCAAGTGCTGAAATCATGCAGCATTTCGACAAAGCGGTTGTGGGCGGTGATCAATGGCTGATGCAGCTTGGGACCTTGTCCGGCAATCCGGTGGCGTCTGTTGCGGGCCTGAAAACAATGGAAATTCTGCGCCGGCCTGGCCAGTATGAAACCCTGCGCCAGACAGGCAGACGCCTGCAGGATATGCAGTCAGAAAAACTACATAAAGCAGGTATCGCACATCAGATTGTCGGGGATGAAACTTTATTTGATGTGCTGTTCACAGAACAGGACTGTACAGATTACCGCAGCACCAAACATGCTGAGGCTGACCGGGCTTCGTTATATAACCAGACCTTGCGTCAGCACGGTATTTTGAAATCACCGTCCAAGCTTTACCCGTCATTGGCGCTCAGTGAAGACGATCTGCAGCACACAGAAGCAGCTGTAAACCATGCGGTTAATGCGGTGACACATATCTGA